The genomic stretch ttgaaaacgagtttatatatgtgtgtgtgcgcTTTATCCATGTACTTTTATGAGAATGATCTCATGCTTTATAATATGTTCACTCAGACGCGTCGAGGCAGGCTCTCAAAAACGTCAAATATTTGTGAGATGCTTTATTATTATATACTTGCTTGAGCTTACTTTAGAATGAGGCTTGAGTTACTTTCTATTTGTTTGTCGTTATCATATAGTCAAGTCCTTTATGAAACCTTAGTCGCCATCATtagttgtcatcataaaaaattgGTGTTCTTGTTTAATGCATACCACCTTTAAAACAAGGTTCTATATTCTTCCTTTTTTTATGATAACAATGCATCTCTCACTGGAGGtggtaaaagaaataaaatatgtgTTTGAAGTAATTAAACTCCTCCTTAATAAAATAAAGAGTATACTCTACTCCCTTTAAGAGTATACTTATCCCCCTTTgttgaaattaaaaggcggaTAAAGATGCAttgcaataaaataaatatgcaaaCATGGGCATTTAAgacatataaagaaaaaaaatcatttattaattgaaaattacttggaattcaaattacaaaagagAAATTTTACGGCATTGAAAGTACaaaagaaattgcaagagatggaaataagaaattaaaacaaCGAAAGCTAAGAAACTAAGAAACACTTAGTtcatatcatcatcatcctcacttGAAGCCATTATGTAGATTAGGTTTCTTTTATCCATTATTTTGATGTTCTTGTCAATCTTTGTATTCATTACCCTTTTCTCATCGCGGATGTCATCGAGAGTGTTTAAGGATGATGGAGGAAGGTCATTGTTTCTTTGTTGTTTTCCTTTTCTTGGTGGCATTGGAACGAGTTCTCTTCCTTGAATAACATATCTCATTTTCTTATAGCTGTTTCCCTATCTCTGTGTGCATGACTACTATACATTCTTCTCTGAAATCATAATCGGTGTAGGGAAAAAATTGTTACAAGTTTAGCACAGGGAAGagtgatatttttatttttaccatCTAACATGCGGTTAAGTACAAAATCTGCCCAATTTTCTCAACTTGGTTCTCCAAGAACCAAATTTCGGGGATGCCTGACTTGTTGAGGGTGTTAAAGTTACTTTTCCTTGAGAAATGACATGACTCATTGTATAATGAATTAGTCTACAATCAGGGTGTATAAGACCGATATTGAAGGGAGATGGGATTCCATAAAAAGAATCAGAGAGAAGGGTATGAGCATGAATGTCAATGTTAAATTCAATACCTTCGGAATCAGTTTGATCATAGTTTTGTTCTATGAAAGGTAGGTTTCATATTTGAGAAAAATCTTCAAGAGACAAAGTGATCGGGTGTTTCTTGACTTCAAAGTTTATGATGTCATCATTGTATGAAAGGTTTGCATAAAACATTCTTACTAACTCAGGGTACATATCTTGATTTTTTTCAAACACAAACAAGTTGGCGAAGTAGAAAATGTCCATTAAAGAGCAGTTCTTGAAGAGATCTTCATCTAGGTAGTAAGATATATGCAATTCTTAATCAACATAGTATCGATTAAAGTTGTTTTCTTGAGCTTGATTGGAGAAATCTTCTTAaaagtatgatgatgatgatgatgatgatggttgagaGAAACAAATTCTTTTTTAGGCCATTTGAGGCGATGATTGATGATTTACAGATTAAAGGTATTTCTAATGCAATGCACAAGTTAGGATATGATGAGatgagaatgaaaagaaaaatactTCTATTTATAAACTATGTCAAATCGATTGTGTCAACCGATTGGTGCCTTTAATTTTTTGTGATTTATCTCTTACACATGACCATTGTATTTAATGCTTATCCAATTATTCGTTGTGGGCAGCTCCAACGTTCggatttttattttctaaatgctCCAAACGATTGGACTATAGTGCCAATCGGTTGCTGGCCCATTTTCAGCATGTCTTATTTTTGGGCTTTGTGTGTTGCACGCCTACTTGGCCTTATTTTTATATTCATTCAATTAATCACTAAGGATcataaattttgagatattctcaAAAACACTTGTTTTGATCAATGTGATTCATATGTGTCATCATTGTTCATTCTTAAATCAAATACTTTGTAAAATCTGTATATTTGAAAATATACTCTTGCATTGCACAAATCCATTGATAGTTTTCTTAAAGTTTAGTGGTAAAGCATACCTGCAAAATAATAAGGTTTTACCTTTGGTGCCTATATCTTCTTGGATCTAGGTGTATTATTTTCAGAAAATCTAAGATTGTTACCTTTAGGACCTGGATCCTCTCCAACCAATTCTCTTCTGCTCTCATCACACCCCTTCATCTATaatttttcactcttttcaaaactgTACTTTttgtttattagtttttttatgtAATTTCAACCATTGGATGAGAGCATGAGGAAAGGCTGGACCAAAAAGATGCAGAAGATCTATTTTCTTACCTCTATATCTTTtcaatttatcaaaataaaatggTTATAAATAACCTACTATTTTGCAATGTAAGCATTTATAAACTAGACCTTTTTTTTCCTGTGATTTACACCTTTACTAGATTTCTTATCTTTTTAAATTCTAGTCCATTTTCTTTAGAAAGATCTTTGACTTGATAACAGCTGACCATTCTTTTTCCCCTTGACTTCACTTTCTCTCTTCCACTACAAACACAACCCATCCCATCCCACAAAAGCAACAAACAACCCTCTCATGTCGAATAATCAAATACCTTCAACAAGCCATAGCAGAGAACATGATGATTATGAAGAAGGAGATGAAGAAATAAGAGAAATCCATGCTTTAACCCCACCTCACCCTCCTCATACAAGACAACCACACAGTCACCAATCATCTTTATTTTCCATACCTAATACAGAAGTTGCTTCCACTGAGAATTTCACAAGTATAAGTAGAGAATTCAGTGCTTTGGTTCAAGCAGGGTCAAGTATTGACCATAGCAACCTAAGTCCAATGATGAgtaatactaatactaatactACTAGAAGTAGCAATGAAAGAGAAAGCTactacaacaacaataacactagaagctttcaaaacttgttgaggattagagaagatgaatTGATGGAAGAAACCAACCCTTTGGCAATTGTGGCTGATAGTGATAACAACCTTTTGGAGATGCttccttcatcatcatcttcaggaACCATCAATGGTCATCAGAGTGAAGTTTCAGTTCAGAGGGTGAAGAAAGAAGAGGTTGAATCCAAGATATCAGCATGGCAGAATGCTAAAGTTGCTAAGATTAATAACAGATTCAAAAGGGAAGATGCTGTAATCAATGGTTGGGAGAATGAGCAGGTTCAGAAAGCTAATTCATGGATGAAGAAAGTTGAGGTATTTTTTTcatgaatatcttgttatttggTGCtaagtttttgattttttttacgtTGTTTATGGTTAGTGGATTCATAATCATGATTAGTTTGTATGAATTTTTTGGAGATATGATGCTGGCCggtttaaattattaatatcaaCTATAAAAAAAACTCTAGAAATTAGTTGATCATTGATTCAATCAATTTGTGAAcaactaattaaattattagttttcTTCTTGTCATTAAGTGTTTATGTAAATGATCAAGCACCGACACATTTGATTGAAGGTGTATTCGGTGTCTGTGTCAACATGTCGGTCTCAGTGTTTATGTAAGTGGTCTCTATAGCATCGGTGTGTTTGATCGAAGGTGTGTCCGTGTCTGTGTCAAGGTGAGTGTCTGTCCATTATGAACCAAAAAATTTAATGCATGATTTGTGCAGAGGAAGCTGGAGGAGAAAAGAGCAAAAGCATTAGAGAAAATGCAAAATGAGGTAGCAAGAGCTCATAGGAAAGCACAAGAGAGGAGAGCATCTTCAGAGGCTAAAAGAGGTACCAAAATAGCCAGGATTCTTGAGATTTGCAACCTCATGAGAGCTGTTGGAAAAGCTCCTTCCAAAAGATCTTTCTtttaatatttcaactatttGAATCACATTTGTTGACAAAATAGACCATGTGAGAGAGCtccttttcctttttaatttattatcttaAAAGGTTAATGAGGGCTTGCAGTGAGTGCTTAGtataattattataaacaaaaaataaatatgaaggtgtgtttttgaatgatgtATTATTACAATGATGTGTGTGAatgctatattattttttttggattttatacATTAATCTATTGCATATATATTGTAATTAGTTGGCCTCCACAATTTGCAAATGCATTGCCCACACGTAAAAGATAGTTTGTAATCTTTAATTTTGGATTACCAAATCTACCTAATCaatttttagttataaaataaaaatcccaTTACAGGAGAAAGAAATAATTGCTTCTTTTATAAGGAAATATCTTGCAAACCATGCCAAAAAaactcttaggctatgtttgggagtttggaggggaggggaaggcttccaaaaatgaaattttaaaaaaatataggaaaatatttgacattttttgaaaaaatgattttgtttagaatgataaaagagtcataatcattattaaatttttaattttcagaatagtttaacaacctaaaagatatttggaaaatttaggtaagcccttcaaaaccctccaaaaccctcattcaatacaatttttgagttcccccattttatggggtttttgatgttataaataaactcaaatcctccaaaaccctcattcccaaaatctttttatcattttcattcaattcttcctatttttcaaagccctcccctcccttcccctccaaactcccaaacatagccttatagAATATCATACTATAGTTTATTTTAGTTTCAAAAACAAATTCATACTAAAGTTAGGTAGTAGGAAATAAGTTTCACATCAAAGGAAAGATTAGACATTACTAAAGTTAAAAACATTGGACAGTATTTTCATTTTCTTTGATATGTTTATATTTGGGCCGTGAATCATTAGTAGAGGGCATTATCAACATGGGGCCACATTATCAACAAAGCAAGATTAAAAGTTTGATAAATTCATCTCTAGTCAAAATGAGAAGATTTTGTCACAAAAATATGATCACTACATGCAATCAAACCACCTGTCTCCATTGTCTAACAAAAAAGGGACATCATAAAAGGTGATAGGAGAGAGTGGGAGAGAAAAAGATACAGGAGAGAGACAGAGGGGGAGAGGGAGAGAGtggaagaagaaagagagatgGGAAGAAAGATTTTTTTTACTAGAAAAAGTATTTTAGACTATTTATATTTAAGATAAAAGAAATTGTTCTATAATTTAGTGAGAAATTTAAAGAACTTACATATCAATTATACCAAATCTAAAAAATATCTATTTCAAAGGGGTGACGTTTTTCTTGGACATAATATTTTTTCTCCATCATAGTAAAGTTGTCTTTTCTATCTATAATAGTAGTTTACGATTTTGCAGAAAATTCTTTTTGCAGTATGGCTGAAGCCGGTTCGTAGAATAGACAAAATTGAATTTGGAATATCTTAAGTGACAGGGTGAATCATGTTGGGTATGGTCTAGACATagccaaactgccgcatgcatcGCTTTGGTAAATACATGACCATGATGTCAGTCCCACATGCCAGCCACCCAGAGTACAAAGAGATGAAGTCAAATGAGATGATGTCTCTGTGATCCTCGAACAGTTTCCATAGGATGTCATTATGAATAGTACGATCGAGATACACCCGAAACGGTAAGACAGCTTGATTCCCTCTATGGAGGAGACACATGACATCTCTCGGCATCTCCTCCGTATGGTCAAAATCAAGAACATATCCATGAATGCAGTGGAAGTGAGAACCGATCCTTCCCTGAAAAACGAATAAGAGACATATTAGCAAAAAttattaatagtaaaataaatttaatagtgTGCAAGAGTCTGTAAGCTACCTCGTCCTCCAGTtagaggcttcattcagcttttggtataggtataccaaaaATTCGGTTCCCTAGTTCCACTCACTCACCGCGTCCAAATCCATAAAGTACCAAAGGTATGTTACATCCACGTAGTtagcacttttgtccacaaaaagGGACGTGCCAACCAAGTACATGAAGTAACACCTCAAAGCACACTAACAGTGATACTGAACAAGGAGGTTATCCCCCTCATTCTCGGAATCAGCTACCGCAGTGAGATGGTTGTTTTAAAGGTCCTACAAGAATGAGAACTTCGCATGTGCACCATTAGTTGAGGAACACTGCTCCACTGTCATTTCTAGTTGAGCACCTAAATACtcaaccatccactcaatggcaaTATCACGAGTGATGCGAGAGTGGTTAAGGAGCCTCCCTCAAATAGTAAGGTGTAGCAAGCAGGCGGCGTCATCAAGAGTGATCGTCATCTCTCCAACTAAAAAGTGGAAAGACAACGTCTTCTTGTGTCATCTCTCTACGAATGCCACATGCATTTCGTGGCTAATGGTGTTGTAACCGGAACAACAAAGTCCAGATAGTCTGGAGATAATAATGACCTCCTTGAACTAATTTGTAGTAGAATGATGCAAAGTAAATATTTTACGAGTGTGGTTCACGGAATGTAGTATCGTCCGTTCTTGTAAAGTAAAAATAGGGATGTGTAATAAAAAGTGtaataaaaaagtaaaacaataataaaaaagtgTAAGAGAAAATATACCTCTCTAGTGGAAACATGTCGGGCGACATGATCAGAATAATATATCAAGAGTGAAGTGTTAGAGGGCCCTCCTGGGTAACCCGGGGCAACATGCGCGAGTGCCGGAACACGAACCTCATCGAATGCAGGAACATGAACCCCTTCGGTACCTTTTTCAGTGCATTCTCATTATCCCTAGATGAGGACACACGGGATAGACAACTTTTGGAAACAAAAGTGGCTGGTTCCTCCACTTCCTCTC from Vicia villosa cultivar HV-30 ecotype Madison, WI linkage group LG4, Vvil1.0, whole genome shotgun sequence encodes the following:
- the LOC131600003 gene encoding remorin 4.2-like yields the protein MSNNQIPSTSHSREHDDYEEGDEEIREIHALTPPHPPHTRQPHSHQSSLFSIPNTEVASTENFTSISREFSALVQAGSSIDHSNLSPMMSNTNTNTTRSSNERESYYNNNNTRSFQNLLRIREDELMEETNPLAIVADSDNNLLEMLPSSSSSGTINGHQSEVSVQRVKKEEVESKISAWQNAKVAKINNRFKREDAVINGWENEQVQKANSWMKKVERKLEEKRAKALEKMQNEVARAHRKAQERRASSEAKRGTKIARILEICNLMRAVGKAPSKRSFF